A genomic region of Hyalangium gracile contains the following coding sequences:
- a CDS encoding potassium channel family protein, translating into MKQLTPPRRRLVVNLRYLRALTKRFRTTLMLTAALFLGAPPVYQWRCLAPGGEHVSAGKALQHVYFLLFGQPSLDCGDDWVAILFNILIPPVGIALVVDGVVRFAYLFFAKHKSDKEWIEVIAETMKGHVIVCGAGRVGYRVVDQLRAMGKDVVTVEKRADGAFVGVLRDEQVPLLIDDIRSPQCLPRMNVKAASAIVCATDDDLANLNIALDARRLNPNIRVVIRLFDDDLVAKVRDTFKAEALSSSSLAAPAMALAALDPRIVHSFRIGGHLMVVSIFEARTGLPGITISEMRDRFGALALALRRGHEEKLHPNGDQRIQPGDLLTVQAEYPDYRRLRAFTGESQPPIWSDNEYALPSGPPRMTGTD; encoded by the coding sequence ATGAAACAGCTGACGCCTCCACGCAGGCGCCTGGTGGTGAATCTTCGCTACCTCCGGGCCCTCACCAAGCGCTTCCGCACGACGCTGATGCTGACGGCGGCGCTGTTCCTGGGCGCGCCGCCCGTGTACCAGTGGCGGTGCCTGGCGCCGGGCGGAGAGCACGTGAGCGCGGGCAAGGCGCTGCAGCACGTGTACTTCCTGCTGTTCGGTCAGCCCTCGCTGGACTGCGGGGATGACTGGGTGGCCATCCTCTTCAACATCCTCATCCCCCCGGTGGGCATCGCCCTGGTGGTGGATGGCGTGGTGCGCTTTGCCTACCTGTTCTTCGCCAAGCACAAGAGCGACAAGGAGTGGATCGAAGTGATTGCCGAGACGATGAAGGGCCACGTCATCGTGTGCGGGGCGGGCCGGGTGGGGTACCGGGTGGTGGATCAGCTGCGCGCCATGGGCAAGGACGTGGTGACGGTGGAGAAGCGCGCGGACGGGGCCTTCGTGGGGGTGCTGCGCGACGAGCAGGTGCCGCTGCTCATCGACGACATCCGCAGCCCGCAGTGCCTGCCGCGCATGAACGTGAAGGCGGCCTCGGCCATCGTCTGCGCCACGGACGACGATCTGGCCAACCTGAACATCGCCCTGGACGCGCGGCGGCTCAACCCCAACATCCGGGTGGTCATCCGCCTGTTCGATGACGACCTGGTGGCCAAGGTGCGGGACACGTTCAAGGCGGAGGCGCTCTCCAGCTCCTCGCTGGCGGCGCCGGCCATGGCGCTGGCGGCGCTGGATCCGCGCATCGTCCACTCGTTCCGGATCGGCGGGCACCTGATGGTGGTGTCCATCTTCGAGGCGCGCACGGGGCTTCCGGGCATCACCATCTCCGAGATGCGCGATCGCTTCGGGGCGCTGGCGCTGGCGCTGCGCCGGGGGCACGAGGAGAAGCTCCACCCGAACGGTGATCAGCGCATCCAGCCGGGGGACCTGCTCACGGTCCAGGCGGAGTATCCGGACTATCGCCGGCTGCGGGCCTTCACGGGCGAGTCCCAGCCGCCCATCTGGTCGGACAACGAGTACGCCCTGCCGTCCGGGCCGCCGCGTATGACGGGGACCGACTGA
- a CDS encoding MBL fold metallo-hydrolase, protein MLRIAPFVLLALVAGCASVQRPARAQVTLTTAGDPRVGTYVSSPWSFSTSSYWIEGPEGLILIDAQFLPSEAEEFVSWAEQVTGKKAVMAIVLHPNPDKFNGTNMLRKRGIQVVTSEQVRTHIPHVHKIRTESFFDRYKPDYPTELPLPDSFGSATTELSAGGVTVKAHVMGPGCSEGHVVVEFEGHLFPGDLVANDSHSWLEIGKPDEWLRRVDEMKALKPKYVHPGRGPSGGAGLLDMERAYLERVIAEVAAEKPQGAPNKEALERIRSRILAAYPGMRFEVFLGIGLPAEWERQARAASSAQ, encoded by the coding sequence ATGCTTCGCATTGCTCCCTTTGTGTTGCTCGCGCTCGTCGCGGGCTGTGCCTCCGTCCAGCGTCCGGCTCGAGCGCAGGTGACGCTGACCACCGCCGGGGATCCGCGGGTGGGCACGTACGTGTCCTCTCCGTGGTCGTTCAGCACCTCTTCGTACTGGATCGAAGGGCCCGAGGGGCTCATCCTCATCGACGCGCAGTTCCTGCCCTCGGAGGCCGAGGAGTTCGTGAGCTGGGCCGAGCAGGTGACGGGGAAGAAGGCGGTGATGGCCATCGTGCTGCACCCCAACCCGGACAAGTTCAACGGCACGAACATGCTGCGGAAGCGCGGCATCCAGGTGGTGACGAGCGAGCAGGTGCGCACGCACATCCCGCACGTCCACAAGATCCGGACGGAGTCGTTCTTCGATCGCTACAAGCCGGACTACCCCACGGAGCTGCCGCTGCCGGACAGCTTCGGGTCGGCCACGACGGAGCTGAGCGCGGGAGGCGTGACGGTGAAGGCCCACGTGATGGGCCCGGGCTGCAGCGAGGGCCACGTGGTGGTCGAGTTCGAGGGGCACCTGTTCCCGGGAGACCTGGTGGCGAACGACTCGCACAGCTGGCTGGAGATCGGGAAGCCGGATGAGTGGCTCAGGCGCGTGGACGAGATGAAGGCGCTGAAGCCGAAGTACGTGCACCCGGGCCGTGGGCCCTCGGGGGGCGCGGGGCTGCTGGACATGGAGCGCGCGTACCTGGAGCGCGTCATCGCCGAGGTGGCGGCGGAGAAGCCGCAGGGCGCTCCGAACAAGGAGGCCCTGGAGCGCATCCGCTCGAGGATCCTGGCGGCCTACCCTGGGATGCGGTTCGAGGTGTTCCTGGGCATCGGGCTGCCGGCCGAGTGGGAGCGACAGGCTCGGGCCGCCAGCTCGGCGCAGTAG
- a CDS encoding bifunctional transcriptional activator/DNA repair enzyme AdaA, whose product MATSDYARIERAIHFLDTRGQQQPALAEVAAHVGLSPFHFQRLFTRWAGISPKRFLQFQTMAHARQLLAERRSLLDATYDAGLSSGGRLHDLFVTLTAMTPGEFKQGGAGLTLRYGVHASPLGDYLLAVCERGICALRFLTGTSPDEIVAELRAEWPRATLVQTAEATRPYAERIFPERKPSKLQPLSLLVKGTNFQLKVWEALLRIPTGAVATYEDIAQAVESPRAVRAVGSAVGGNPIALLIPCHRVIRKTGAFGEYRWGLTRKRAMLAWESARHSSDEAA is encoded by the coding sequence ATGGCCACCAGCGACTACGCCCGGATCGAGCGCGCGATCCACTTCCTCGACACACGTGGACAGCAGCAGCCCGCCCTCGCCGAGGTCGCCGCCCACGTGGGGCTGAGTCCCTTCCACTTCCAGCGCCTGTTCACGCGCTGGGCCGGCATCAGCCCCAAGCGCTTCCTCCAGTTCCAGACGATGGCGCACGCCCGGCAGCTCCTCGCCGAGCGCCGCAGCCTGCTCGACGCGACCTATGACGCGGGGCTGTCCAGCGGCGGGCGCCTCCATGACCTCTTCGTCACCTTGACGGCGATGACGCCGGGCGAGTTCAAGCAGGGCGGGGCGGGCCTGACGCTCCGGTACGGGGTGCATGCCTCCCCCTTAGGGGACTACCTGCTCGCCGTCTGTGAGCGCGGCATCTGCGCGCTGAGGTTCCTCACGGGAACCTCTCCGGACGAGATCGTGGCGGAGCTTCGGGCCGAGTGGCCGCGCGCCACGCTGGTGCAGACTGCCGAGGCCACGCGTCCTTACGCCGAGCGCATCTTCCCCGAGCGGAAGCCGAGCAAGCTCCAGCCGCTCAGCCTCCTGGTGAAGGGGACGAACTTCCAGCTCAAGGTCTGGGAGGCGCTTCTGCGCATCCCCACGGGAGCGGTGGCCACCTACGAGGACATCGCCCAGGCGGTCGAGTCACCGCGAGCCGTCCGGGCGGTAGGCTCCGCGGTGGGCGGCAACCCCATCGCGCTCCTCATCCCGTGTCACCGCGTCATCCGGAAGACGGGGGCGTTCGGCGAGTACCGGTGGGGCCTGACGCGCAAGCGGGCGATGCTCGCCTGGGAGTCCGCCCGGCACTCTTCGGACGAAGCCGCCTGA
- a CDS encoding aldose epimerase family protein yields the protein MPSFQGLGGLETYALVDGDSRVEIIPSRGALVTRMSVQGDELLYLDESSVVDLSKNVRGGIPVLFPTAGKLPGDTYPVGKQSYAMAQHGFARKLPWTVRQAEEDLLVLGLGSSEETLRQFPWRFDAQLTFALDGGQLALDFDVENRDTRPLPLHLGFHPYFSVTQADKAAATVRTDATRAWDNRQGKVVPFTGLDLTGEEVDLHLLDHSTAGTVLQRGPGRRPLHLSWGPEFQRLVVWTLPGRDFVCVEPWTASAGALATGEGLLPVAPGERVSLVFEIEA from the coding sequence ATGCCGTCGTTCCAGGGGCTCGGAGGACTGGAGACATATGCGCTGGTGGATGGGGACTCCCGCGTGGAGATCATCCCCAGCCGCGGCGCTCTCGTCACGCGCATGAGCGTGCAGGGGGATGAGCTGCTCTACCTGGACGAGAGCAGCGTGGTGGACCTCTCCAAGAACGTGCGCGGAGGGATTCCGGTCCTCTTCCCCACGGCCGGGAAGCTCCCGGGCGACACGTACCCGGTGGGCAAGCAGTCGTACGCCATGGCGCAGCACGGCTTCGCCCGGAAGCTGCCGTGGACGGTGCGGCAGGCGGAGGAGGACCTGCTCGTGCTCGGGCTCGGCTCCTCCGAGGAGACGCTGCGCCAGTTCCCCTGGCGCTTCGACGCGCAGCTCACATTCGCGCTGGACGGCGGGCAGCTCGCGCTCGACTTCGACGTGGAGAACCGGGACACGCGGCCCCTGCCGTTGCACCTGGGCTTCCACCCGTACTTCTCCGTCACCCAGGCGGACAAGGCCGCGGCCACCGTGCGCACGGACGCCACGCGCGCCTGGGACAACCGGCAGGGCAAGGTCGTCCCCTTCACCGGGCTGGACCTCACGGGCGAAGAGGTGGATCTGCACCTGCTCGACCACTCGACGGCGGGCACCGTGCTCCAGCGCGGGCCGGGGCGTCGGCCGCTGCACCTGTCGTGGGGCCCCGAGTTCCAGCGGCTCGTCGTCTGGACGCTGCCGGGGCGCGACTTCGTCTGCGTGGAGCCCTGGACAGCCTCCGCCGGAGCGCTGGCCACCGGAGAGGGACTGCTCCCCGTGGCTCCTGGCGAGCGCGTCTCGCTCGTGTTCGAGATCGAAGCTTGA
- the pruA gene encoding L-glutamate gamma-semialdehyde dehydrogenase: MINAIARVPPPQNEPVLPYTAGSPERAALQAALQRMASERIDIPVIIGGKQLRTGKTDEVRMPHKHSHVLATVHEADAGHVEQAIQNALSVKEEWSRMPFHERAAIFLRAAELLATRYRPLLNASTMLGQSKTAHQAEIDAACEAIDFLRFNVHFAERLLAEQPLSPPQTWNLLDYRPLDGFVFAVAPFNFTSISLNLCTAPAILGNVVLFKPAPTSALSSWYVMELLREAGLPDGVINFLPGDGPTLGKAALTSPHLGGVHFTGSTPTFQSMWRTVGENIQRYKQYPRLVGETGGKDFIFAHASAVDDLDALATAIVRGGYEYQGQKCSAASRVYIPESLWPRLKARLQEFISELRMGDVTDFRNFMGAVIDERSFKKVSSYIELAKQSGAEASIVAGGDADRSEGWFVKPTLVQLTNPRHRIMQEEIFAPLVGVHVYPDARFEETLRECDQSASYALTGAVFARDRKAISTVMSELRHAAGNFYINDKPTGAVVGQQPFGGSRASGTNDKAGSMLNLVRWTSPRTIKENFAPPTRVPYPFMQG; the protein is encoded by the coding sequence GTGATCAACGCCATTGCCCGTGTTCCCCCGCCCCAGAACGAGCCCGTCCTCCCCTACACCGCCGGCTCTCCGGAGCGCGCCGCGCTGCAGGCCGCGCTCCAGCGCATGGCCTCCGAGCGCATCGACATCCCCGTCATCATCGGCGGCAAGCAGCTCCGCACGGGGAAGACGGACGAGGTGCGGATGCCGCACAAGCACTCGCACGTGCTGGCCACGGTGCACGAGGCGGACGCCGGGCACGTGGAGCAGGCCATCCAGAACGCGCTCTCGGTGAAGGAGGAGTGGAGCCGGATGCCGTTCCACGAGCGCGCCGCCATCTTCCTGCGCGCCGCGGAGCTGCTGGCCACGCGCTACCGCCCGCTGCTGAACGCCTCCACCATGCTGGGCCAGTCGAAGACGGCGCACCAGGCGGAGATCGACGCGGCGTGCGAGGCCATCGACTTCCTGCGCTTCAACGTCCACTTCGCCGAGCGGCTCCTGGCCGAGCAGCCGCTGAGCCCGCCGCAGACGTGGAACCTGCTGGACTACCGGCCGCTGGACGGCTTCGTGTTCGCGGTGGCGCCGTTCAACTTCACGTCCATCTCGCTCAACCTGTGCACCGCGCCGGCCATCCTGGGCAACGTGGTGCTGTTCAAGCCGGCGCCCACCTCGGCCCTGAGCTCCTGGTACGTGATGGAGCTGCTGCGCGAGGCGGGGCTGCCGGACGGCGTCATCAACTTCCTGCCGGGGGACGGGCCCACGCTGGGCAAGGCGGCGCTGACGAGCCCGCACCTGGGCGGGGTGCACTTCACGGGCTCCACGCCGACGTTCCAGAGCATGTGGCGCACGGTGGGAGAGAACATCCAGCGCTACAAGCAGTACCCGCGGCTGGTGGGAGAGACGGGCGGCAAGGACTTCATCTTCGCCCACGCCTCGGCGGTGGATGACCTGGACGCGCTGGCCACGGCCATCGTGCGCGGCGGCTACGAGTACCAGGGACAGAAGTGCTCGGCGGCCTCGCGCGTCTACATCCCCGAGTCCCTGTGGCCCCGGCTCAAGGCGCGCCTGCAGGAGTTCATCTCCGAGCTGCGAATGGGCGACGTGACGGACTTCCGCAACTTCATGGGCGCCGTCATCGACGAGAGGTCGTTCAAGAAGGTGTCCTCGTACATCGAGCTGGCGAAGCAGAGCGGCGCCGAGGCCAGCATCGTCGCGGGCGGAGACGCGGACCGGAGCGAGGGCTGGTTCGTGAAGCCCACGCTGGTGCAGCTGACCAACCCGCGCCACCGCATCATGCAGGAGGAGATCTTCGCGCCGCTGGTGGGCGTCCACGTGTACCCGGACGCGCGCTTCGAGGAGACGCTGCGCGAGTGCGATCAGTCGGCCAGCTACGCGCTCACCGGGGCCGTGTTCGCGAGGGACCGGAAGGCCATCTCCACGGTGATGAGCGAGCTGCGCCACGCGGCGGGCAACTTCTACATCAACGACAAGCCCACGGGGGCGGTGGTGGGGCAGCAGCCGTTCGGCGGCTCGCGAGCGTCGGGCACCAACGACAAGGCGGGCTCCATGCTCAACCTGGTGCGTTGGACGAGCCCGCGCACCATCAAGGAGAACTTCGCTCCGCCCACGCGAGTGCCCTACCCCTTCATGCAGGGCTGA
- a CDS encoding response regulator has protein sequence MLSSPQAHLSGAHGPEPAPRSSGSVIIVKPHVLIVENTRTMRETLRLLLAEDFDCSVAPSGEAGLEQMLASPPDVLLSDVSMDGMDGYELCRRVRLEPRLQHLRVAFLSGYPPRLEEPAVSQPDVYLQKPVKPPELIAQLHALLSRGPRVEAPGLELAQQG, from the coding sequence GTGCTTTCGTCACCCCAAGCACACCTCTCCGGCGCTCACGGTCCCGAGCCTGCGCCGAGGTCCTCCGGGAGCGTCATCATCGTGAAGCCTCATGTGCTCATCGTGGAAAACACCCGAACGATGCGGGAGACCCTGCGTCTGTTGCTGGCGGAAGATTTCGACTGCTCCGTGGCGCCGAGTGGAGAGGCCGGGCTGGAGCAGATGCTGGCGAGCCCTCCGGACGTGCTCCTGTCGGACGTGAGCATGGACGGGATGGATGGCTACGAGCTGTGCCGCCGGGTGCGGCTGGAACCGAGGCTCCAGCACCTGAGGGTCGCCTTCCTCAGCGGCTACCCGCCCCGGCTCGAGGAGCCCGCCGTGAGCCAGCCGGACGTCTATCTGCAGAAGCCGGTGAAGCCTCCGGAGCTCATCGCCCAGCTGCACGCCCTGCTGAGCCGGGGGCCTCGGGTGGAAGCGCCCGGGCTCGAGCTCGCCCAGCAGGGCTGA